From a single Rutidosis leptorrhynchoides isolate AG116_Rl617_1_P2 chromosome 5, CSIRO_AGI_Rlap_v1, whole genome shotgun sequence genomic region:
- the LOC139849321 gene encoding uncharacterized protein: protein MNCKPPSFKGSEEAVELTRWFKNLESIFRICNCADVNRVKYATHMLSGLALTMWNGYAQTVGLDAANTIPWPVLKRMMTDKFCPPNQIQKLEVEFWELKVKRTDIEAYTNRFIELVTLCPDMVPTEHKKIERYIICLPEEIKGNIIAANKVTLDAVILMAQNLMMAKRRKAAANKQAEAKTNECKRKFEPAQGSTQGSNKKVADNSKGGYSGKQPFFPPSDTPATKANAIVPTCYDCGEKGHFRNQCQKKKGNTGNANAKS from the exons ATGAATTGCAAGCCTCCGTCTTTTAAGGGgagtgaagaagctgtcgaactgacTCGTTGGTTCAAAAATCTCGAATCCATCTTTCGTATCTGTAACTGTGCGGATGTCaaccgagtaaagtatgccactcacATGCTAAGTGGCCTAGCTCTAACAATGTGGAACGGctatgcccaaactgtagggctagatgctgcaAACACTATCCCATGGCCTGTTCTAAAACGAATGATGACAGATAAATTCTGTCCGCCAAACCAAATTCAAAAGCTGGAAGTTGAGTTCTGGGAATTGAAGGTAAAAAGAACTGACATTGAAGCTTATAcaaacaggtttatagagttggttactTTGTGTCCAGATATGGTACCAACTGAACATAAGAAGATAGAGAGGTACATAATATGTCTTCCTGAAGAGATTAAGGGAAATATCATTGCTGCTAATAAGGTGACTTTAGATGCGGTGATACTGATGGCTCAAAACctcatgatggctaagaggaggaaAGCCGCGGCAAATAAGCAAGCCGAGGCTAAGACAAATGAATGCAAAAGGAAGTTTGAACCTGCCCAGGGATCGACCCAAGGTTCGAATAAGAAAGTTGCCGATAATTCAAAAGGAGGTTACTCTGGGAAACAACCTTTTT TTCCTCCATCGGATACTCCTGCAACCAAGGCCAACGCAAtcgttcctacatgctatgactgtggtGAAAAAGGGCATTTCCGCAACCAGTGTCAAAAGAAAAAGGGTAACACGGGAAATGCTAATGCTAAAAGCTGA